The stretch of DNA GGCCCAGGATGTGCAGAATAGAGAGCCTCCTTGTAATCTTGAACATCTGGCCAAAGCTCCACTAGATCTTAACTCCTGGCCCATGGTTTTACCACCACATCTCAACTGTTGGGCTACAGCATTTGACCATGGAATTATCCAATACATAGAAAACCAGACCAAACAATCATTGGGTCCTGAGCACATATCTGAGATTCCACCAAGCATTGACCCAGTCTGTGCTGatggtttttttcctctcaaatacTGGGCTACATCTCTACCAGACTCTAAACAGGAGATAGAGGTTCCACCAGACCCCAACCAACTGGGAACACCTACAACAGTACCAAATCAATGGCTTGGAGCTGTAACAGATCCTGGTACTTGGAAAGAGGTGTCAATGAATTGTAATCATTGGACCCAAGATCCACTAAATACTTTCCAACAAGTAGAGATAGCATCAGATCCCAACCATTTGTACAATGCTGCCCTGCAATTAGATCGTAGGATCATGGTTCCACAAAACCCCAATTGCCAGGATCAGATTCCTCCAGATAATAACCACCAGGCTGATATTTCATGGTTTCCTAAACATTCTGATAACACTATTCTGGTTCTTGATCACTGGGCCATGCCTCCATCAGACACTGACCAAGAGGTAGAGCTTGAATCTGGTCTCACCCATTGGGGAGAGGCTATAGTAGGTCCAGACCACAATGTCACAGAGCTCTTGGGTACTGATAACCAGACCCTGACTGTACCAGGCATTGGTCTTCAGAATGAAGATTTAACAGAACTAGAACAGAATGAAACTCTAATAGACCAAGACACAATTCCCAAAGGTCTCCAAGCTGCCTGTCATTGGACTGAGTCTATAGCAGATCTCAACTTACCAGAAATGGATTATGAAACCAAGACTCAAATTGATGTCGATCATAGTATCATGGATGCACTGGGCCATGATCATTTGGTGATACTTCCTATTATCCCAGAACAGCAGAACAAGGGCACACCAAGCTCTCACCACCAGGAAGAAGATGCTAAGCCATTAATAGATCTGGATTATGAGTCCAAAGCTGTAACTGACCAAGAATCCATAGACATATTAATTTTAGATCACAGGTCTGAAATTAAGGAGTTTCCAGACAGTGGGACTCCATTTCCTCTGACCTCTGATGACCAGGATGATGACTTACTACTGCTTCCAAGTTCTGATTTTGAAGCCAACCATCTGTCAGACCTGGATAATGTGGGTGAGATTTCTCCGAGGACAAACCATCAGTCTAAGACACCCCCAGATGTTGATCACCAGACTGAAGTGACATTGGAAGCTCTAAATGAAGTAATCCTTCCCTCTAGTCTAGTTCAGGATGCCAAGATCATATTTGATTCTAATAACTGTGATGGAGTTCCCTCATTTCCCCAGCAACAAACTATGCTGGCACCTGAGAATTCCAAACCAAGAAAGCCATCATACTCTGACAATTGGGAAGTTTTTTCACCTAAGCAAAATCACAGCACTATGCAATTCAACACCAAATCTCAGACTGCTACTCCAGTAGAACCCATCTGCCAGATCCCACAGCAATCTTGCCACTGGACAGAGGTTCCACTAGACTCTAAATACAAGGTGACACATCAGCAAACAGCAAGTCATAAGCTCACACCTTCATCACAGCTAAAAAGTCTAGACCTTGATCATGAGACTGAGATTCTACCAGATTGTAAACACCAAGTAAAACATCCACCACTCATGAATATTTGGACTAAAACTCCAGCTGATCCCAACCCTTTgactgaagatgagaaaatcagAGAA from Macrotis lagotis isolate mMagLag1 chromosome 6, bilby.v1.9.chrom.fasta, whole genome shotgun sequence encodes:
- the LOC141491370 gene encoding uncharacterized protein LOC141491370, with amino-acid sequence MGRRQKKPLNANQVQILPKGYHPAKKVAIPYSSHRSISLCPQDYQSRSALMPHLNYQSRIKVPSHFDHKTLATFSRTPKIGGEPAQLPQAVQKAGMPRHQCNYQVTSLPSTGTTVLSLPCPDSWARVPNPSFPLYEYKGTLSPGSNHHVEAPSIPDHFLKPSNSNHLPMISQGCDHWIEDQTCPNHKLKTTSVPSLNHNYQPTAAPLQQPNQQTPLSQSTRNWSKKANSLEQYLNHWHRAIFSPLSPDCSIIAPPDSDHWVKGTTSQTICPDHYLKKKTTLLQPPDHEPWIHRASASLCGSQQARSTAMPPACPNHREVSTTFAPFQSPENVPEFYENHFEVSDTTIPSVQHDQDIPLSNFSGNTEASVIVPNHWAQDVQNREPPCNLEHLAKAPLDLNSWPMVLPPHLNCWATAFDHGIIQYIENQTKQSLGPEHISEIPPSIDPVCADGFFPLKYWATSLPDSKQEIEVPPDPNQLGTPTTVPNQWLGAVTDPGTWKEVSMNCNHWTQDPLNTFQQVEIASDPNHLYNAALQLDRRIMVPQNPNCQDQIPPDNNHQADISWFPKHSDNTILVLDHWAMPPSDTDQEVELESGLTHWGEAIVGPDHNVTELLGTDNQTLTVPGIGLQNEDLTELEQNETLIDQDTIPKGLQAACHWTESIADLNLPEMDYETKTQIDVDHSIMDALGHDHLVILPIIPEQQNKGTPSSHHQEEDAKPLIDLDYESKAVTDQESIDILILDHRSEIKEFPDSGTPFPLTSDDQDDDLLLLPSSDFEANHLSDLDNVGEISPRTNHQSKTPPDVDHQTEVTLEALNEVILPSSLVQDAKIIFDSNNCDGVPSFPQQQTMLAPENSKPRKPSYSDNWEVFSPKQNHSTMQFNTKSQTATPVEPICQIPQQSCHWTEVPLDSKYKVTHQQTASHKLTPSSQLKSLDLDHETEILPDCKHQVKHPPLMNIWTKTPADPNPLTEDEKIRELPWCLTYIKPYTIDGGNIPQRIVNGIIRSIPQEKIKNDIYKQILLKCVKDHSYFEDGLCLTSTYIVCLICACWIPYGCPHVQEMKDPCKAQLLSISSLRPGSKEEMSVKFVLQVPQLEAGSIFTVRYPDYNISRHLYNKPGKSFHSQPNSSKSMTFVGESKSKLTWFDFIRSKSYQSYGGKLSGSQPSLLGKMHINSSTREERTRGSEKVFKSLLERFQKKRSID